The sequence below is a genomic window from Wyeomyia smithii strain HCP4-BCI-WySm-NY-G18 chromosome 1, ASM2978416v1, whole genome shotgun sequence.
AAACGGCCCTTTTAAGGGCCACCAAACGATTGAAcgaaagttaattatttttctaaattttacaCTAGTGTTTTACAACAGAACACTGAAGCATCCTAAACATCAATTTCATACATAAAACACGTTTCAGTTTCAAATCTCGAAAAAAAGGTGTAAAAAAATTCTGATCAAGAACAATTTGGTTAGAATCGcttttctgtattttgatcaAACTATGCTGAACCTAGACTATGGTctcttaaccctctcccgcccacgaggtttttcatgatttaaaaatactttccgGGCCAATTTAGGCAAAATACTGTACAGGGTAGTTGAAATCACTGTAAAACattgtattttgaagaaaaaagcgaattttgaaatggtgctccagagcacctatgagcacagcagggacttttttaaaaacacgaaaaaaaaaaatttttgtgatAGTTTTTGAACTATTTATTCAAATACTATaggaaataatgaaaacaacgtagtttttgaaaaaaaaacttgacttAGTCAGTCATGATGATGAAAGGacgaattttgaagagcttgtcaTATCCGAGTTCTCCTCTTTTCTTCATCTCTGAGTTGTCATGTACCTAGATTTTGGCTTGCAGCTTTTTCCAGAAATGGTAAGTTTTCGTTTTTGGTCCGCTTTCAATGCCTTTAGACCCACTTTCATTTCTTTCCTGGCCCGTTTTGCTGGTGTCTTTACTTCTGCCTCGTTTGTCTCGGAAAAACACTTAAGAACTTCATCTGGTAATGGATGTATCGCAAACATAGCGACTTCATCTTCAATGTCGCTTCCCATCTCATCAGCTTCTGATTCATCCCCTTCTAGAATCACCACATAGTGAGAAGAACGGccagcaaaaatatgaaatcacaTATATAGTTTATTTAAggccatcgttttttttttgtctcctgtatgcccagtggtgctctgagacaccatttaaaatttattcatttatgttcgagcgtcttgatagaaaaattttcactacactttttactttttattcaccttcactatttaattctatcacttttttgtgatagaattaaatagtgaaagtgaataaaaagttaaaagtagtGACCATTTAAAAACTTATGGAACAAGTGAACAAGAAcaaaaactgttaattttatggacCGTAACACTCAATGaacaatagatctacgtaaaagttatttttattatagaaACGAATAACGAATGTTATATAAAAACAGTTGctaaaaacacacattatttttttatcgtaaaattCTAACTTTCTTCTGTAGTTTTCTTGATAACAGTTCAAACATTGAATCAAGCTGACATTTGATATGCCAAGTTGAAAGTACATTAGAAATGCaagattttgtagaaaaaaagaattcaaaataatttattttttgtcgagGTATGGTCATtacaattcttggtgctctagagtcaccatgagcgggaaagggttaacaaTTAAACTAGGCATTTGGTAATTTTTGTATAGAAATTTAGAAAAATGTGAATATTGTTAATAGAGTCGGGTGAAATCAAATTTAGCACAACTCaaaatcgataatttgacaaaaAAACGTATAAAAAATTTAACGTCGAAAATTTTCTCCTTTTGACGAAAACATTAAACTTTAAGACTTTCTATTATAGTTGAACTCTTTTGGATCTATAAGATCCATATCACGAGCGAGTTATACGAGTTGAAAactcatattttatttttttcaggatATTTTGAATTTGAGCTATAAAAGCACATCTTCTTATAACTTTGTATTTTGTGTGAATTTAAAACCGGGCCTTCGTGGGATAAAACTTTATAGTATTTAGCGTGGCTTGGCATTGAAAACTTAAAACTGCCAAGTTTTGACTTGTACCTTTGTACCTCAGTTTGGGATTCAACTGAGGATTGATGATTCACTATAGAAGATCGAAAATGAACGTACAGAAAAGATCATCTTGGttgtgaaacaaaaacaaaatggaATTTTTAATTGCCCTAAACACAAACTAGATTGAGTATTGTTGAGTCTTCATTCAAAGAATAATGTTGGTTTCAATTTCCGTCAAATTGAGTTATCTGAGCCACCAGAAATAGTAACATGATTATGATTCCTGAACACGATTTCATTATTAAACAACAAAATATGCCGAAATTATGGTTGATCATTTTCCCTTGAATATTCTCTATTAAAAGGGTTGTACATGAAAAATACGTGGAAGTCTCAGCAAAAAAAACCTCCTGATAAAGAAAAGGTTTAGTAAAACATTATAAAGATAACGataaaatgaaatgagaaaCTCAAATTTTTCTTCGAGTATCATTTGTTGGCCCTTAAAAGGGCCGATTGTTGTACGTTCATCAATGCATGGTCCGAAACATTTACTTAGAGCTGGTGTACTTGGTGACAGCCTTGGTACCCTCAGAGACGGCGTGTTTGGCCAATTCTCCTGGCAACAACAGACGGACTGAGGTCTGAACCTCGCGAGAAGTGATGGTGGACCGCTTGTTGTAGTGAGCCAGACGAGAAGCTTCAGCAGCAATGCGTTCgaaaatatcgttcacaaaGCTGTTCATGATGCTCATGGCCTTCGACGAGATTCCGGTGTCCGGGTGGACTTGCTTCAGGACCTTGTAGATGTAGATAGCGTAGCTCTCCTTACGACgcggcttcttctttttcttgtcGCCCTTCGTGATGTTCTTCTGAGCTTTGCCCGACTTCTTGGCGGCCTTTCCACTGGTCTTCGGTGGCATTTTAACGGTAGTTTAACTTCGTTCACTTCACAGAAAATGATGTTGTATGCCAGTGAGTCGTCTTTTTATACCCACACGAAACGGCTCAGAAGCGCGTCCCTTTTGTTAAATTCTACCATTCCGTTACCTGCGTGACCCAACCCTCCGATCAATAACAGCTCAGTGTAACTGTATATAAGGGGAATGTTCCTTGATTTGGCATCAGTTTGACGCTATTTCTCAGTTAACATAAACTTAATCTCTGCTACAACATGTCTGGACGCGGTAAAGGAGGCAAAGTTAAGGGAAAGGCAAAGTCTCGTTCGTCTCGTGCTGGTCTTCAGTTTCCGGTAGGTCGTATTCACCGACTACTGCGAAAGGGAAACTATGCCGAACGCGTCGGTGCTGGTGCTCCCGTATATTTGGCAGCCGTTATGGAATATTTGGCTGCTGAAGTTTTGGAATTGGCAGGAAATGCTGCCCGTGACAACAAGAAGACCCGTATTATCCCGCGTCATCTGCAATTGGCCATCCGTAACGACGAGGAGTTGAACAAACTTCTGTCCGGTGTCACCATTGCCCAGGGAGGTGTCTTGCCAAATATTCAAGCCGTTCTGTTACCCAAGAAGACCGAGAAGAAGGCTTAAACAATCATCCTATTCCAACAATCAAAAACCGTCCTTTTCAGGACGAACAAATTTGTGCCCGATGAGTTAGATACAATTTTGTCTGCATCACTTAATTTTACTAAATTTAAACTTCATTCTTTGCATACAGAATTATGCAAATATTATGATTCGTTACTGAAACCTTTTCGATTTGCTTCTTGTTAGCTACAAAATAAAACGAATTCTTATTGATAATTTCGTTAGCatgttccgaaaaaaaaatggttcagTATACTTTCATAAAATCTACAAGAAACTAATGTAACTCAATAAGCTGGAAACACCATTGAAATATCAAAGCTGAGTTACTCTAAACTAGGATCTTTGGAGacctgaaaaatttataaagaagAAATTCGGACTAACAAGCGAAAAACATGATTTGCGACGAAGGCTGATGAATTTTGCGATatgaaaaatgtgtttaaaaAGGCAGTATAAGCATAATTCTTGCAGCATTATTACTGTATTCCCAAATTATTTAAACAGGTAATTTATtagaattgcgttataaatttAAACGATAATTTCAACGACAAATAAAGAGACTTTTAGGTGAAAAAGGGACTATTTtaggtagaaaaaaaaagactttataCTCTTTTTTGCTACCAGTCCTGAAATATGTGGATACAGGACGATAGTTATCATCATAACTTTTATGTGCGAAATCATTTTATTATAAAGCTGTATGTATTGAAGAAACAATTCTTGAAACTTGCAATGGAAGACCATAATCTTTTTCAACTGCCAATTTGTTGTTTGAGgctattttcatttgttccatAAACAAGCCAACAGCGAATCTCAAAAGGATATAAGAGTTTAACCtaaccaaataatattaaaaacagGCGGAAAAAAACTTCAATGTTCTCTCAGTGGACTAAAACTTGTGGTCCTGAGAAGGACCGTTTTTTGTACATTTGCAGATAAGTTGAGATCAGTCAAAATGGCGTTTTTCTTAAGCAAACTTAAGCACGCTCTCCACGGATACGACGAGCCAGCTGGATGTCCTTTGGCATAATAGTCACACGCTTGGCGTGGATTGCGCACAGATTGGTATCTTCAAAGAGACCAACTAGGTAAGCTTCGCTAGCTTCCTGCAGGGCCATGACGGCAGAGCTCTGGAAACGCAAATCGGTCTTAAAATCCTGAGCGATTTCACGAACCAAACGCTGGAACGGAAGCTTGCGGATCAGGAGCTCAGTCGATTTTTGATAACGACGGATTTCACGCAGAGCAACAGTTCCTGGCCGATAACGATGAGGCTTcttcactcctccggtagccgGGGCACTTTTGCGGGCTGCCTTTGTGGCCAGTTGCTTACGAGGAGCCTTTCCTCCAGTAGACTTACGAGCGGTCTGCTTGGTACGAGCCATAGCGTTACAACGTTAGATAGCTttctaaaaaatttcaaactgaTGATGCCAACGCAGGCAATCAATCCTATTTATAGTCAAGTTAGTGGACCCACCAAAACGACTTTTCCCGCCAATTTTCGAACACTAACATCTGCTATTGAAATACATAGAAGATCCAGGGGAATTATTCCGGCTTGTTATCTGTGTGTACGTGTTAACACATGAATAACGAACCAAATCTACACAGACAATCAAAACCTCTATCTGTCCTATCTAAATACATAAGCGATGAAGGGGAATTGGATTTATTGTGACTGTATATTCTCTGTAACACatagaaagaaaaataaaaggtGCCCCGCAGGTAGCAGAAATGTAAACTTGGAATCGTATAAAAGCACAACTCAACGTTATTATAACATCTCAGTTTGAAACATTCCTAACAAGAAACTACTTTAACGAATATATCAAAAACATGACTGGTCGCGGCAAAGGAGGAAAAGGACTCGGAAAAGGAGGCGCTAAGCGTCATCGCAAGGTTCTTCGTGATAACATCCAGGGTATCACTAAACCCGCCATCCGTCGTCTGGCGCGCCGTGGAGGAGTGAAACGTATCTCCGGTCTGATCTACGAGGAAACCCGAGGTGTGCTGAAGGTTTTCCTAGAAAATGTAATCCGTGACGCTGTTACTTATACCGAACACGCTAAGCGAAAGACTGTCACCGCCATGGATGTCGTCTATGCGCTGAAACGCCAGGGACGCACTCTGTACGGTTTTGGCGGCTAATCATATAATCgaactgcatgtgtcaaacggCCCTTCTAAGGGCCACCAAATTTGTTGGTTTAAGAGTTCATTTGAATTTTCCCCTAATAAGCTGCTTTTGTTTTAACTTAATATCGTCAGAATATTGggcttcataaaaaaaatccttaCGGCACCCTTGTATATTTAAAATGGGAGAACCAAATCTCTTTTTTGTTCAGGCGACTATTCTATTGTTCTATTGTTCTCAACTAATGGAGAAACAATTATCTGTTGAATTCGAATTCAAcagatttattgtttattgttgctcatatattttttttgagttttagtTTGGCATCGAATGATGCCATCTCAGATTGCATCAACTGTAATTAAATCTACTaataaaatcaaagaaaatttTGGTCAATTTACCAGGGTAACTTTCCGATCTAACCATGGACTAGAGATATACGTGTAAAagcgtagaaaaaaaatctcttgtAGTCGCGAGAttccaaaaagtaaaaaaaaactgcaatttTATTGATAAAACAGAAACACTTGAAATTAGGATCCAAACGCGTTTTCTTAGCCCAATACTGGTAAGCAACAGTAATTTGCCAATTTCTTATGAGACCAAATAAGATAAGGAATAGTGGTCAAAATCATATAAGGATGAATACTGAGTTCGAgtcaaacaaaaacaggtcTACTGCTAGTTTCTCAACATCTGATGGAAAAACATAGCTGAATAACATATTTCCtcatagtaaaaagtaaaatagaCCATAAACCATTCACTTGGTTGCACTTCCACTCTTATAAAAAAGTTTCAGGCCTTCAATATGGCGAAAAGTTCGATCTGTATTCCGGAGGCTAATAAAATAGGTAAGAGACTTCACTTATATCATATTCCTcataatgttgaaaattatagaaaagcGTGTAGATCGTtacacaggtcggactcgaatATATGTATAATAGACTCTATTATATCGTCcgcttaatgctagaactagataacacGAAATTTGTCGGTTTTGGTTTAACTTTGCCATCTTATTTATCACGTCGAGCTCTATAAAGTAACTCAAACTCGTTGAAACATGATTACAAGAAAAAATGTTATTCATCAATTACAAAAGGTATCTCAACGTAGAATAAGTGTATTTTGTGCTTAAACTAGAACTCGGCTCTTTGTTGACTTTTTCGTTGCTATAAAAGAATATTTCAACAAATAGCTCGGAGTGCGAAGGGGGCCAtgcacataccacgtggacagattatAAACGCttttgaccccctcccccccgtggacaactgctcatataaattctaaaaattttctatGGATCGTTGACCCCCGACGTTCAGGCATGTTTCAGGCCTTAGGCCTTTATCATGttgaatgccaacgcgagcgatcagGCTAGAagcttgccgtgggttaatgaacagctctacctacgactgttcattaacctacggttggtttttcgcccgatcgctcgcgttggcgttcagcatgacaAAGACCTTAGAGTTACGATCGATCGTAAGTTGAACTGAAACAGCCACTTGAATCAAGTGAGTCAAATAAGTAAAGCAAAAGAGGCACTATCAATAAGTAAGAGAACTATTGGTAATAAGTGGGGACTGAGATCAACAATGATCCCTAGAATATATACGACTATAATACGACCCAGAAtaacatatcgtcggtttcgtgcaacactggcaaaaatcatagtttcgagaaaaacgcgtttgaaagtttgcgtcgaaaatttatttttcgattttcaagagaactttgaagtttaagatccTCATTCAACACTTTTAGgtgcacatattatgagcacgttgtccaagttaaaaccttatttttactaactttatggagaaatttcgatttgtgcagcaaaggcacttctactcataactcttgatttttttgaaaattttgaaacggggtttCGTGAAATGAAACTTAACTAGATttcgcatcgtttgccatcaaaaactcaaaaatgcaaactttTGAGTTGTgtcagtgttgcacgaagccgactaTAGTATGCTggacaaaacaaaataaaaatatgcaatCTATAAGTTCAGTTAAAGGCAACGATTGGCTTTGCGATGCGTAGTGAACCTACAAACGCCCTGAATGCAATACTTAATCTGCTGCCAGTACATCAATTCGTGCAATTGGAAGCTGTGAGAACAGCTCTAAGGCCGATTCGCTTTGCCGCATGCTAATGTACTGCTGTAAGAGGAACTCTATATTTAGGAACGGCAAGAAGAATCGCTTCGCGCCGCTATTCACGTTCAGTATGTAATTGGCCTAAGGTTACAGTGAACAAAGTCACTAGATTCAGGGACCACCGAAGGACACCTGAGTAGGGTGAGGTGGGGCAAGATGGATTAGTGTCGTTTTTGAGCGTGGAATAGTTTTTTGTGATGATAAAAATTTTGCATGATGCGTAACGTATTTTTGACTATGTATCACGTGTTCATAGTTTTCATTAGCATATTGcttgtttttaataaaaaaaaattttttcgctaTGTTTCTTAGGCGATTCTCGTGTTCTCTCGTCGTACGCTATGAAATTTGAAGTACCGTAAACCCTAATTCTGCGCGCCtcctaattctgcgcactttgtattaaattgttaaaaatatcaattaaaagcaaattttcaaaaatgatgttTGGAAGTGATGGACTTTCtgcttttatttttgttatctaTGAGAAGACATTTTTTCTGCTATCCATAAAAAGTTTATTCAAATTTAATCATAATTTTGTGCTGTTTGAGAGGGTGACCCATCTTATTCCTCCAAATGACCCATTTTGCCCCAcctttttcaatgcaaaaacaatcttttcttaaaaattctGTAAGAGCGAACAAACActtgatttttgttattttttagcgTAATTTTAGGAGATACGCATAACATTAATATAATCATCTGAAAAGTAGACCGAAACTAACtttaaaattaattcaaaaTAGCTTTGTGTTCTCTTAATTTAATACTACATAGCATCGGCACAACATCAACTAGCGATTccaaaaaagattttaaaatcagttttctCTTATTGGAAgcatattttctattttaaactgtagtaaaataaaaaagtaaaaattaaatcgAACTAGGTACTGGTAAATTGAGTtttaaacctgaagaccataccACCATAGACCACTGTGGAACTGACTAGCGATGATTTTTGCTATGGGACTGACCTGCAATCGTTTTTGCTATGGAACAAACGGTTTAGTAACGAAAGGCCGAGACCCAAAAGGCTGAAATTCGTaaggctgaaaagtatgtaTCATAGTATAGGCTGGAACCCTAGAAGGCTGAATGAACGAAAGGCTGACACTTTTGTAACTTGAATCATAATCGTTGAAAAAGTCGGGCACATGAATAGCGAATCTTCATAAGGTGACAGAGTTCAATGTTTGAGTAGGTTAATAGGTTTGTGCAATGGAAAATTATTTTCGGCAACATTTGAATCTTTACGCACTTGACTCTTGTACACGTTTCCTAGATGATTCAAGGCGAAATGGTCGAAGGCCGCGAATGTGCGCCGGCGACCCGTCGTCTGAAGCACCAGCTACTGCGGGGAAGCAGCCTCCCCGCAGAAATCACCTCTgtataggttcgttcgttttcctaggtctactgacacgtaggggtgatcccctagtttagtacgaacgagcgatagcgagtGAGGACAGCATACATCTCAGACAATCGAGTCGGCCGAAGACCGCGAGTGTTTTTTTAGAAACGAACTTTGTAAATATTCAGCCCTATGATTTTTCAGAATTATGTAGctttcagcctttcgagtttTCAGCTTTTTGAGTTTTAGCCTTTGGTAGTAGACCCCAATAAAAgtagaaagaaaaattaaaaaaaaacataataaagAAAACAACATGAGTAACCAATAATTAGAATTAATTCGtgcagaataaaataaaaaaaaaaaacttaagaaaacataaaaaaaatctaaaagcagaacgcagaaaaaaaacatattggaaaaacaatcaaaactgtcTGTTTAACAGTGCtacactgaagtcgctttttGTGTCTATTTTTTACATGAGCTTAAGAGTTTACGCGTTTTTGTCCAGACGAATTTTCGAgtttacgttgttttttttttatgctgaTTTAGGCACTGAGGTGCTTTTACGCGGATAAGCCGGAAGTGGATCTTTACACGGTTCATATTTTTATTAGTTTTACTTTTTAAAATCgtttattcaaatttttgttataacttcCAAGTTTTTAGCGGATAACCGAACATTTACAAGTAGTTTTTACGCAGTTTAGAATTTACGCGGAGTCCGAGTTTTCGTGATAAGCGCTATGTATTTCCTGCGCTAAAAGCGTCTTTAGTGTAAATTGTCTAACAGCTTTTCAAACTATGCGAAACAACTTTTACGGAAAATTTTCGAACATCAAATTTGATAACCGAGTTTATTTAAACCCTCAGTTTTCTAGATGGTTTCAAGTTTTCTGTTAAAACTGTATCCGCATTATTGATATgcgaaaaaaaccgaaaaaacaaaaaaaaatcaaaagaacaaaacatcaaaattaagcagataaaaataacaagtaaaaaagaaacaaataatTTACAATTAAAACACAACAGAAAAGTTTTACAAAAATCTGAATTATTCAAACGGAATAAAAACCAGATAGAACAGAACCAAAATCAAGACTGACAAAAACcggaaaatttggaaaaaaaagt
It includes:
- the LOC129733115 gene encoding histone H2B, with protein sequence MPPKTSGKAAKKSGKAQKNITKGDKKKKKPRRKESYAIYIYKVLKQVHPDTGISSKAMSIMNSFVNDIFERIAAEASRLAHYNKRSTITSREVQTSVRLLLPGELAKHAVSEGTKAVTKYTSSK
- the LOC129733003 gene encoding histone H3, coding for MARTKQTARKSTGGKAPRKQLATKAARKSAPATGGVKKPHRYRPGTVALREIRRYQKSTELLIRKLPFQRLVREIAQDFKTDLRFQSSAVMALQEASEAYLVGLFEDTNLCAIHAKRVTIMPKDIQLARRIRGERA
- the LOC129733079 gene encoding histone H2A, coding for MSGRGKGGKVKGKAKSRSSRAGLQFPVGRIHRLLRKGNYAERVGAGAPVYLAAVMEYLAAEVLELAGNAARDNKKTRIIPRHLQLAIRNDEELNKLLSGVTIAQGGVLPNIQAVLLPKKTEKKA
- the LOC129733178 gene encoding histone H4 — protein: MTGRGKGGKGLGKGGAKRHRKVLRDNIQGITKPAIRRLARRGGVKRISGLIYEETRGVLKVFLENVIRDAVTYTEHAKRKTVTAMDVVYALKRQGRTLYGFGG